The Haloferax sp. Atlit-12N genome window below encodes:
- a CDS encoding CDP-alcohol phosphatidyltransferase family protein, with protein sequence MTDELRSALRGRLDAVDARASEVVRSSTGENMISRLGAADWLSLGALFWAWVGAILFVSGEPNWAIVAVLAGFAFDKADGYYARKTGTASAFGRQIDSFIDIFAYLVSAALLYHVALAPNPVVSAVVGFVVLTFGGLRLIRHNSEGFGDEGGTSYYHGTTVVHTHLVVLANYFLLQFVPLWNGWVAGATIVAVCPLMTSDYKAYKTDAGHVLVGVAGVLTVAGCLALEFGVI encoded by the coding sequence ATGACGGACGAACTCAGGTCAGCACTTCGCGGGAGGCTGGACGCGGTCGACGCGCGGGCGAGCGAGGTCGTGCGCTCATCGACGGGGGAGAACATGATTTCGCGGCTCGGGGCCGCGGACTGGTTGAGTCTGGGCGCGCTCTTCTGGGCGTGGGTCGGCGCGATACTGTTCGTGTCGGGCGAGCCGAACTGGGCCATCGTAGCCGTTCTCGCCGGCTTCGCCTTCGACAAGGCCGACGGCTACTACGCCCGCAAGACCGGGACCGCCTCGGCGTTCGGCCGACAGATAGACTCTTTCATCGACATCTTCGCGTACCTCGTGTCGGCGGCGCTCCTGTACCACGTCGCGCTCGCGCCCAACCCGGTCGTGAGCGCCGTCGTCGGCTTCGTCGTCCTCACCTTCGGCGGCCTGCGACTCATCCGCCACAACAGCGAGGGCTTCGGCGACGAGGGCGGCACCTCGTACTACCACGGGACGACGGTCGTCCACACGCACCTCGTCGTGCTGGCGAACTACTTCCTCCTCCAGTTCGTCCCGCTGTGGAACGGCTGGGTCGCGGGCGCGACCATCGTGGCGGTCTGCCCGCTCATGACCTCCGACTACAAGGCGTACAAGACCGACGCGGGCCACGTCCTCGTGGGCGTCGCCGGCGTTCTGACGGTCGCCGGCTGTCTCGCGCTCGAATTCGGCGTGATATGA
- a CDS encoding PHP domain-containing protein, with protein MSDRAQGSRGPQTLAVDLHFHTDASYDCEMSVEAVLARAAAVGLDAVAITDHDSVGALSRAFDIAHEYGVRVVPGVEVSTADGHLLALGVDDPPATGRPLSETARTVRESGGLAVVPHPFQTFRHGASRRAIRDVDAVEVYNAHTLTGFRNGQARRYARQQGLPGTGGSDAHRPALVGQAYTAVSVEADGGVTTDAILDGIRAGRTVARGTRTTARQYLRKYALNARLKTASFL; from the coding sequence ATGAGCGATCGGGCGCAAGGCTCACGAGGGCCGCAGACGCTTGCGGTGGACCTCCACTTCCACACCGACGCCTCCTACGACTGCGAGATGTCGGTCGAAGCGGTGCTGGCCCGCGCGGCGGCGGTCGGCCTCGACGCGGTCGCCATCACCGACCACGACTCGGTCGGGGCGCTCTCGCGGGCGTTCGACATCGCTCACGAGTACGGCGTCCGGGTCGTTCCCGGCGTCGAGGTCTCGACGGCCGACGGCCACCTCCTCGCGCTCGGCGTCGACGACCCGCCGGCGACGGGGCGACCGCTCTCCGAGACGGCGCGGACGGTCCGCGAGTCGGGTGGGCTCGCAGTCGTGCCGCACCCGTTTCAGACGTTTCGACACGGCGCGTCCCGTCGGGCGATTCGGGACGTTGACGCCGTCGAGGTGTACAACGCGCACACGCTCACCGGGTTCAGAAACGGGCAGGCGCGGCGCTACGCCCGCCAGCAGGGACTCCCGGGCACGGGCGGGAGCGACGCGCACCGGCCCGCGCTGGTCGGACAGGCGTACACGGCCGTCTCGGTCGAGGCGGACGGCGGCGTCACGACCGACGCTATTTTGGACGGGATTCGCGCCGGGCGAACCGTCGCGCGGGGGACGCGAACGACCGCCCGCCAGTACCTGCGGAAGTACGCGCTGAACGCCCGGCTCAAGACCGCCTCGTTCCTGTGA
- the rnhB gene encoding ribonuclease HII, which produces MHIGVDEAGKGPVLGPMVAAAVRADPDALPDGIADSKRLTPERREELAAKLRERDDIEVGVAFVEPETIDDPETDMNLLTVRAQVEAAAEVAADADELICDAGDVSESRFGRRVREGLAETGVSVEVHAQHRADDEHAIVGAASIVAKVERDRRVEAIADEYGEVGSGYPSDGTTREFLREYVREHGILPDCARKSWSTCADLMAAHEQSSLGDF; this is translated from the coding sequence ATGCACATCGGCGTCGACGAAGCCGGAAAGGGACCCGTGTTGGGTCCGATGGTCGCCGCGGCGGTCCGGGCGGACCCCGACGCCCTCCCGGACGGAATCGCCGACTCGAAGCGACTGACTCCCGAACGGCGCGAGGAACTCGCCGCGAAACTCCGGGAGCGCGACGACATCGAAGTCGGCGTCGCGTTCGTCGAACCCGAGACAATCGACGACCCCGAGACGGACATGAACCTGCTGACCGTCCGGGCACAGGTCGAAGCGGCCGCCGAAGTCGCCGCCGACGCCGACGAACTCATCTGCGACGCGGGCGACGTGAGCGAGTCCAGATTCGGCCGTCGCGTCCGCGAGGGACTGGCCGAGACGGGCGTCTCGGTCGAGGTCCACGCCCAACACCGCGCGGACGACGAACACGCCATCGTCGGCGCGGCGAGTATCGTCGCGAAGGTCGAACGCGACCGCCGGGTCGAGGCCATCGCTGACGAGTACGGCGAGGTGGGGAGCGGCTACCCGAGCGACGGGACGACCCGCGAGTTCCTGCGGGAGTACGTCCGCGAACACGGTATTCTGCCGGACTGCGCGCGGAAGTCGTGGTCGACGTGTGCCGACCTCATGGCCGCGCACGAGCAGTCGTCGCTGGGCGATTTCTGA
- a CDS encoding GNAT family N-acetyltransferase has protein sequence MPALWRLTRTETARRVYDALKARGLTATQMDEYVADADAVDADAADADAADADRDPPAGVEIRALDPAEATRFEARYDAFSELRADETAVCAFDAGRGERDGEDGENGDVADDDIVGYLFLGDPGLTYHVHPLEADVTFPGGYVRRVFVAPEARNRGIATALVSQAVAVAAEQGAETVHALVARDNRPSQWTFESVGFRVARARAYYRVGPWRRRRVEPGS, from the coding sequence ATGCCCGCGCTCTGGCGGTTGACCCGGACCGAGACGGCCCGCCGCGTCTACGACGCGCTCAAGGCCCGCGGACTCACGGCGACGCAGATGGACGAGTACGTCGCGGACGCCGACGCGGTGGACGCCGACGCGGCGGACGCCGACGCGGCGGACGCCGACCGCGACCCCCCGGCGGGAGTCGAGATTCGCGCGCTCGACCCCGCGGAGGCGACGCGGTTCGAAGCACGTTACGACGCGTTCTCCGAACTCCGAGCCGACGAGACGGCGGTGTGCGCGTTCGACGCTGGGAGAGGCGAGAGGGACGGCGAGGATGGTGAGAACGGTGACGTCGCGGACGACGACATCGTCGGCTACCTCTTTCTCGGCGACCCCGGCCTGACGTACCACGTCCACCCGCTGGAGGCCGACGTGACCTTCCCCGGGGGCTACGTCCGCCGGGTGTTCGTCGCGCCCGAGGCGCGGAACCGCGGTATCGCCACCGCGCTCGTCTCGCAGGCCGTCGCAGTCGCCGCCGAACAGGGGGCCGAAACGGTCCACGCGCTCGTCGCCCGCGACAACCGACCCTCGCAGTGGACCTTCGAGAGCGTCGGCTTCCGGGTCGCCCGCGCCCGAGCGTACTACCGGGTCGGACCGTGGCGACGCCGGCGCGTCGAACCGGGTTCATAG
- the secD gene encoding preprotein translocase subunit SecD: MSTLRDNWRVIFLVVAVLLSTFALFSPTIGGQTQGPIADDSGATNLKYGLQLDGGTRIRAPLVGVTAEDVEFEGDSDRVVERQVAAQLDGADAADVIARLGAESNTVEVTIENATTDDLAAALDAAGYAHGEVRDGVTETTRAETVRVLQSKINEAGLSGGTVQQVTTATGEHFILVEVPNRDQSDVVDLVGERGTVQIDIYHPVSQNGTRTYETREAVLTQADFTSIGTAQESQVGSGAFVPVSVRDEPAQEFQSAVVETGLAQNGGTRCTYMEDGGQNTTEGCLLLVVNGEVVNAFGMSDGLADTMRAGEWAGAPSFQLQTLNTSEAQEIAINLRAGALPAKLDLSGEDSGTSSYISPSQGESFKFNSLITGIIAVLAVAGVVFVRYGKPQVALPMIVTGLSEVYILLGFAAAIGYPLDLSVIAGFIAVIGTGVDDLIIIADEVMAEGTVKSRKVFQSRFRRAFWVIGAAAATTIIAMSPLAVLSLGDLQGFAIFTILGVIIGVLVTRPAYGDILRLLLTEDR; encoded by the coding sequence ATGAGCACGCTCCGCGACAACTGGCGGGTCATCTTCCTCGTCGTCGCCGTCCTGCTCTCGACGTTCGCCCTCTTCTCGCCGACCATCGGGGGGCAGACACAGGGCCCCATCGCCGATGACAGCGGCGCGACGAACCTCAAGTACGGCCTCCAACTCGACGGCGGAACGCGAATCCGCGCGCCGCTCGTCGGCGTCACGGCCGAGGACGTCGAGTTCGAGGGCGATTCCGACCGCGTCGTCGAGCGACAGGTCGCCGCCCAGTTGGACGGTGCCGACGCCGCGGACGTCATCGCCCGTCTGGGCGCGGAGTCCAACACGGTCGAAGTGACCATCGAGAACGCCACGACCGACGACTTGGCCGCCGCGCTCGACGCCGCGGGCTACGCCCACGGCGAGGTCAGAGACGGTGTCACGGAGACGACCCGCGCCGAGACGGTCCGCGTTCTCCAGTCGAAGATCAACGAGGCCGGCCTCTCCGGCGGGACGGTCCAACAGGTGACCACGGCGACGGGCGAACACTTCATCCTCGTCGAGGTCCCCAACCGCGACCAGTCCGACGTCGTCGACCTCGTCGGCGAGCGCGGGACGGTCCAGATCGACATCTATCACCCGGTCTCGCAGAACGGCACGCGGACCTACGAGACGCGCGAGGCCGTCCTGACGCAGGCCGACTTCACGTCCATCGGGACCGCACAGGAGTCCCAAGTCGGAAGCGGGGCCTTCGTCCCCGTCTCCGTCCGGGACGAACCCGCACAGGAGTTCCAGTCGGCGGTCGTCGAGACCGGCCTCGCCCAGAACGGCGGGACCCGGTGTACCTACATGGAAGACGGCGGACAGAACACGACCGAGGGCTGTCTCCTCCTCGTCGTCAACGGTGAGGTCGTCAACGCCTTCGGCATGAGCGACGGACTCGCCGACACCATGCGGGCCGGCGAGTGGGCCGGCGCGCCGAGCTTCCAGCTCCAGACGCTCAACACGTCCGAGGCGCAGGAAATCGCCATCAACCTCCGCGCCGGTGCGCTGCCGGCCAAGCTCGACCTCTCGGGCGAGGACAGCGGCACCTCGTCGTACATCTCCCCGAGCCAGGGTGAGAGCTTCAAGTTCAACTCGCTCATCACGGGTATCATCGCTGTCCTCGCGGTCGCCGGCGTCGTCTTCGTCCGCTACGGCAAGCCGCAGGTCGCCCTGCCGATGATCGTCACCGGTCTCTCCGAGGTGTACATCCTCCTCGGGTTCGCCGCGGCCATCGGCTACCCGCTCGACCTCTCTGTCATCGCCGGCTTCATCGCCGTCATCGGGACGGGTGTGGACGACCTCATCATCATCGCCGACGAGGTGATGGCAGAGGGCACGGTGAAGTCGCGGAAGGTCTTCCAGTCGCGGTTCCGCCGGGCCTTCTGGGTCATCGGCGCGGCCGCCGCGACGACCATCATCGCCATGAGCCCGCTCGCCGTGCTCTCGCTCGGCGACCTGCAGGGCTTCGCTATCTTCACCATCCTCGGCGTCATCATCGGCGTCCTCGTCACCCGCCCCGCGTACGGTGACATCCTCCGACTCCTCCTGACCGAGGACCGCTGA
- the secF gene encoding protein translocase subunit SecF yields MVEFTVPEVDYTRYTNRQLVAVPLAVLAVALLVIGGWYVATGAPVNPGVDFTGGTELRIATDAPQSEVAAAFDSQPESIRSVAADGTYVVTFQSGSATSTELQTQAEDAGFEVRSIDAVSANFGSETQLLALGGLAVAFAGMSILVFAMFRSFVPSIAVVVSAFSDIVIPVALMNLLGIELSLGTVAALLMLIGYSVDSDILLNNHVLRRSGDFYESTARAMRTGVTMTLTSIAAMIVMTITATLFGIQLLAAIGTVLVFGLTADLMNTYMLNVTLLRWYKFKGVAR; encoded by the coding sequence ATGGTTGAGTTTACGGTACCGGAGGTAGACTACACCCGGTACACGAATCGCCAACTCGTGGCCGTCCCCCTCGCGGTCCTCGCGGTGGCCCTCTTGGTCATCGGAGGGTGGTACGTCGCGACTGGCGCGCCGGTGAACCCGGGCGTCGATTTCACCGGCGGAACCGAACTCCGTATCGCAACGGATGCCCCGCAAAGCGAGGTCGCCGCGGCCTTCGACAGTCAGCCCGAATCGATTCGCTCCGTCGCGGCCGACGGAACGTACGTCGTGACCTTCCAGTCCGGGAGCGCGACGTCGACCGAACTCCAGACACAGGCCGAAGACGCCGGCTTCGAAGTCCGGTCTATCGACGCGGTGTCGGCTAACTTCGGCTCCGAGACGCAACTGCTCGCCCTCGGTGGCCTCGCGGTCGCCTTCGCGGGCATGAGCATCCTCGTGTTCGCCATGTTCCGCTCGTTCGTTCCCTCCATCGCGGTCGTCGTCTCGGCGTTCTCCGACATCGTCATCCCGGTGGCGCTGATGAACCTCCTCGGCATCGAGCTATCGCTGGGGACCGTCGCCGCCCTCCTGATGCTCATCGGGTACTCGGTGGACTCGGACATCCTCCTGAACAACCACGTCCTCCGACGGTCCGGTGACTTCTACGAGTCCACCGCGCGCGCCATGCGAACCGGTGTGACCATGACGCTCACGTCCATCGCGGCGATGATCGTCATGACCATCACGGCGACGCTGTTCGGCATTCAGTTGCTCGCCGCCATCGGTACGGTCCTCGTGTTCGGCCTCACCGCCGACCTGATGAACACCTACATGCTGAACGTGACCCTCCTTCGCTGGTACAAGTTCAAGGGGGTGGCCCGATGA
- a CDS encoding DUF5812 family protein, which yields MTEPESESESESESERTGTFLVTAADEESAVLKDVHSGQVHALSSNPGVSEDEAVRGTVAPDPPMNVSWQLVEVESRWTVSVERSTESPTTNSRDIAADNPDGELVREERAGTGEIHVLSVPDDMTEQAVDDILSDREGLLSRAARLDVNRVEVRSQPGVVAVRYMP from the coding sequence ATGACCGAGCCCGAGTCCGAATCCGAATCCGAGTCCGAGTCCGAGCGAACGGGAACGTTTCTCGTCACCGCCGCCGACGAGGAGTCGGCCGTCCTGAAGGACGTTCACTCCGGGCAGGTTCACGCGCTCTCGTCGAACCCCGGCGTCTCCGAGGACGAAGCCGTCCGCGGGACCGTCGCGCCCGACCCGCCGATGAACGTCTCGTGGCAGCTCGTGGAGGTCGAGTCGCGCTGGACTGTCTCCGTCGAGCGCTCCACCGAGTCGCCGACGACGAACTCCCGCGACATCGCCGCCGACAACCCAGACGGCGAACTCGTCCGGGAGGAACGCGCCGGGACCGGCGAGATTCACGTCCTGTCGGTCCCCGACGACATGACCGAACAGGCCGTCGACGACATCCTCTCGGACCGCGAGGGCCTGCTCTCGCGGGCCGCCAGACTCGACGTGAACCGCGTCGAAGTCCGCTCGCAACCGGGCGTCGTCGCGGTCCGCTACATGCCCTGA
- a CDS encoding TVP38/TMEM64 family protein — protein MTGRLFDSVAARNAALVRVGAVAAAFAAVAVGVAVFAPRLADPAWVRSAVESTGPFAPLVFVGIQTLQVVFAPIPGQALAAVGGYLFGTVAGTAYSMVGVVAGSAIVFLLARRFGRPVVERLVADDVLARFDGFADRRGVAGLFVLFLLPAFPDDALCALAGLSPLRLRTLVVLVAVGRLPTFALAAAAGQSAGAANYEAVALLVGISVVASAVVYRYRDELATRVG, from the coding sequence GTGACCGGTCGCCTGTTCGACTCGGTAGCGGCGCGGAACGCGGCGCTCGTCAGAGTCGGGGCCGTCGCCGCCGCCTTCGCGGCCGTCGCGGTCGGCGTCGCCGTGTTCGCCCCGCGCCTCGCCGACCCGGCGTGGGTCCGCTCGGCCGTCGAATCGACCGGTCCGTTCGCTCCGTTGGTGTTCGTCGGTATCCAGACGCTTCAGGTGGTGTTCGCGCCGATTCCCGGTCAGGCGCTCGCCGCCGTCGGCGGCTACCTCTTCGGGACGGTCGCCGGCACGGCCTACAGCATGGTCGGCGTCGTGGCGGGGAGTGCCATCGTCTTCCTGCTCGCCCGGCGCTTCGGCAGGCCCGTGGTCGAGCGCCTCGTCGCCGACGACGTGCTCGCCCGGTTCGACGGCTTCGCCGACCGCCGGGGCGTCGCCGGCCTGTTCGTCCTGTTTCTCCTGCCGGCGTTCCCGGACGACGCGCTCTGTGCGCTCGCCGGGCTCTCGCCGCTTCGACTGCGGACGCTCGTCGTCCTCGTTGCCGTCGGTCGCCTGCCGACGTTCGCTCTCGCGGCGGCCGCCGGGCAGAGCGCGGGCGCGGCGAACTACGAGGCGGTTGCGCTCCTCGTCGGAATCAGTGTCGTCGCCTCGGCGGTCGTCTACCGCTACCGCGACGAGTTAGCGACGCGAGTCGGATGA